The following are from one region of the Salvia hispanica cultivar TCC Black 2014 chromosome 1, UniMelb_Shisp_WGS_1.0, whole genome shotgun sequence genome:
- the LOC125200615 gene encoding oleoyl-acyl carrier protein thioesterase 1, chloroplastic-like, translating into MLLRGGAFSACSAAVDVKGKCRFPGVIRLPCASRSASMHVASVATGEPMSKAQEPSCHPSLADRLRLGSLNEDGLSYKEKFVVRCYEVGINKTATVETIANLLQEVGCNHAQYVGFSTDGFATTLSMRKYHLIWVTARMHIEIYKYPAWSDVVEIETWCQSEGRIGTRRDWILKDYSTGEVIGRATSKWVMMNQDTRRLQKVSDEVRDEYLVYCPKTLRLAFPEENNASLKKIAKLDDPADHSKVGLVPRRADLDMNQHVNNVTYIGWVLESMPQDIIDSHELQTITLDYRRECQQDDVVDSLTSSEPAIGDMASGLRGTNGTPVAAARDENDCLQFLHLLRLSNDGSEINRGRTEWRKKPAKR; encoded by the exons ATGTTGCTGAGGGGAGGGGCTTTTTCGGCATGCAGCGCCGCCGTCGACGTTAAAGGCAAATGCCGCTTTCCCGGCGTCATTCGGCTGCCATGCGCTTCTCGGTCGGCTTCGATGCATGTGGCGTCGGTGGCGACGGGCGAGCCGATGAGCAAGGCGCAGGAGCCGAGCTGCCACCCGAGCCTCGCCGACCGGCTGCGGCTCGGCAGCTTGAATGAAGACGGCTTATCGTATAAGGAGAAGTTCGTTGTGCGATGCTATGAGGTTGGGATTAACAAAACCGCCACCGTTGAAACCATAGCCAATCTCTTACAG GAGGTTGGTTGCAACCATGCTCAATATGTTGGGTTCTCGACTGATGGATTTGCAACTACGCTTTCTATGAGAAAATATCATCTCATATGGGTGACTGCTCGAATGCACATCGAGATCTACAAATACCCTGCCTG GAGTGATGTGGTTGAGATCGAGACATGGTGCCAAAGCGAGGGAAGGATAGGCACAAGACGTGATTGGATTCTCAAAGATTATTCTACTGGTGAAGTCATTGGACGCGCGACCAG CAAGTGGGTGATGATGAACCAAGATACGAGGCGGCTGCAGAAAGTCAGTGATGAAGTGCGTGATGAATATCTAGTTTATTGCCCCAAAACGCTTAG ACTAGCTTTTCCAGAAGAGAATAATGCTAGCTTGAAGAAAATAGCTAAACTTGATGACCCTGCTGATCATTCCAAAGTCGGGCTTGTG CCTAGACGAGCTGATTTGGACATGAACCAGCATGTAAACAATGTCACCTACATTGGATGGGTTCTTGAG AGCATGCCTCAAGATATCATCGACAGTCACGAGCTGCAGACTATAACGTTGGATTACAGGCGCGAATGCCAGCAAGATGATGTAGTCGACTCGCTCACGAGCTCTGAGCCGGCCATAGGCGACATGGCCTCAGGTCTTCGCGGAACTAACGGCACTCCAGTTGCTGCTGCAAGAGACGAGAACGACTGCCTTCAGTTTCTGCATCTACTGAGATTATCAAACGACGGCTCTGAGATCAACCGGGGTCGCACTGAGTGGCGGAAGAAACCTGCAAAAAGATGA
- the LOC125200616 gene encoding RPM1-interacting protein 4-like isoform X1 — MAQRSNVPKFGNWENDDNVPYTVYFEKARKNKGGKIINPNDPMENPDMFPDSEAPPPANPRPQPQPQPQPDEANGRGAAGVRPQRRVSKEEDVDSHNSSENPGTRAATESSYAGRGQRAVRPARPSAGSEQSFDRSPLHPHHQAKLAGGRGSGSPAWEGKSHDSSHGTPGRSKLRPTSRGDESPDKGAAVPRFGEWDENDPQSAENFTHIFNKVREERNTGAGNVTGTPRHNTYGTPGRQKDQPKKCCCGWW; from the exons ATGGCT CAGCGCTCGAATGTGCCAAAATTTGGCAACTGGGAAAACGACGACAACGTTCCCTACACCGTGTACTTCGAAAAGGCAAGGAAAAACAAAGGtgggaaaattataaatccgAACGATCCCATGGAAAATCCGGACATGTTCCCAGACTCTGAAGCTCCACCTCCAGCAAACCCCCGGCCCCAGCCCCAGCCCCAGCCCCAGCCAGACGAGGCTAACGGGAGGGGAGCAGCCGGGGTGAGGCCCCAACGCAGAGTGAGCAAAGAGGAAGACGTTGATTCGCACAACTCTAGTGAAAATCCAGGTACAAGGGCTGCAACTGAGTCGAGCTATGCTGGGCGTGGCCAGAGGGCTGTACGCCCTGCCCGACCCAGTGCGGGATCCGAGCAGAGCTTCGACCGCTCACCTCTTCACCCCCATCATCAGGCGAAGCTTGCGGGAGGACGAGGCAGCGGGTCGCCCGCTTGGGAAGGGAAGAGCCACGATAGCAGCCATGGCACCCCGGGAAGATCCAAGCTGAGGCCCACTAGTCGAGGCGACGAGAGT CCCGATAAAGGTGCAGCCGTGCCAAGATTTGGGGAGTGGGACGAAAACGACCCCCAGTCAGCTGAAAACTTCACGCACATTTTCAACAAAGTGCGTGAAGAGAGGAACACTGGAGCCGGGAACGTCACTGGGACTCCCAGGCATAACACTTACGGCACGCCTGGGAGACAGAAGGACCAACCTAAG AAATGTTGCTGCGGGTGGTGGTag
- the LOC125200616 gene encoding RPM1-interacting protein 4-like isoform X2: protein MARSNVPKFGNWENDDNVPYTVYFEKARKNKGGKIINPNDPMENPDMFPDSEAPPPANPRPQPQPQPQPDEANGRGAAGVRPQRRVSKEEDVDSHNSSENPGTRAATESSYAGRGQRAVRPARPSAGSEQSFDRSPLHPHHQAKLAGGRGSGSPAWEGKSHDSSHGTPGRSKLRPTSRGDESPDKGAAVPRFGEWDENDPQSAENFTHIFNKVREERNTGAGNVTGTPRHNTYGTPGRQKDQPKKCCCGWW, encoded by the exons ATGGCT CGCTCGAATGTGCCAAAATTTGGCAACTGGGAAAACGACGACAACGTTCCCTACACCGTGTACTTCGAAAAGGCAAGGAAAAACAAAGGtgggaaaattataaatccgAACGATCCCATGGAAAATCCGGACATGTTCCCAGACTCTGAAGCTCCACCTCCAGCAAACCCCCGGCCCCAGCCCCAGCCCCAGCCCCAGCCAGACGAGGCTAACGGGAGGGGAGCAGCCGGGGTGAGGCCCCAACGCAGAGTGAGCAAAGAGGAAGACGTTGATTCGCACAACTCTAGTGAAAATCCAGGTACAAGGGCTGCAACTGAGTCGAGCTATGCTGGGCGTGGCCAGAGGGCTGTACGCCCTGCCCGACCCAGTGCGGGATCCGAGCAGAGCTTCGACCGCTCACCTCTTCACCCCCATCATCAGGCGAAGCTTGCGGGAGGACGAGGCAGCGGGTCGCCCGCTTGGGAAGGGAAGAGCCACGATAGCAGCCATGGCACCCCGGGAAGATCCAAGCTGAGGCCCACTAGTCGAGGCGACGAGAGT CCCGATAAAGGTGCAGCCGTGCCAAGATTTGGGGAGTGGGACGAAAACGACCCCCAGTCAGCTGAAAACTTCACGCACATTTTCAACAAAGTGCGTGAAGAGAGGAACACTGGAGCCGGGAACGTCACTGGGACTCCCAGGCATAACACTTACGGCACGCCTGGGAGACAGAAGGACCAACCTAAG AAATGTTGCTGCGGGTGGTGGTag
- the LOC125209546 gene encoding xyloglucan endotransglucosylase/hydrolase protein 3-like, translating to MHEIEIELGFMMHFTKMKLACFVAVVYAFLLVVDGASFDVAFDDIYEVVWGGDHVNFLNERRDAQLWMDPAYGAGFGSKLNYGSGFIHMRIKLPDKDSAGVVTAFYLTSNSSKHDELDFEFLGNREGKPITLQTNVFAQGVGNREQRTLLWFDPTADFHTYKILWNLYQIVFYVDEIPIRVYRNKMDIGVPYPNQPMSVQASLWNGEDWATDGGQTKINWSNSPFIAHFQGFHFGACSLPKTALDVEPCYQDLSNYWWNRSKYWQLSGKEQRQFNEVRQKYLNYDYCDDTSRHPTPPPECQFNK from the exons ATGCATGAGATTGAAATAGAGTTAGGGTTTATGATGcattttacaaaaatgaaGTTGGCTTGTTTTGTTGCAGTTGTTTACGcgtttttattagttgtagaCGGTGCATCCTTTGATGTAGCGTTCGATGATATATACGAAGTTGTTTGGGGAGGCGACCATGTTAACTTCCTCAACGAACGAAGAGATGCTCAGCTCTGGATGGACCCTGCCTACG GAGCTGGTTTCGGATCGAAGCTCAACTATGGATCAGGATTCATTCACATGAGAATCAAGCTGCCTGACAAGGACTCTGCAGGAGTTGTTACAGCATTTTAT CTAACTTCAAACTCAAGTAAGCATGATGAGTTAGATTTTGAATTCTTGGGCAATAGAGAAGGTAAACCAATCACATTGCAAACAAATGTGTTTGCACAGGGGGTTGGAAATAGAGAACAAAGGACTTTGTTGTGGTTTGATCCCACTGCTGATTTCCACACCTACAAAATCCTATGGAACCTTTACCAAATAGT ATTCTACGTGGACGAGATTCCGATTAGGGTGTACAGAAACAAGATGGACATTGGGGTCCCGTACCCGAACCAACCAATGAGCGTGCAGGCCAGCTTGTGGAACGGAGAGGATTGGGCAACAGATGGAGGGCAAACTAAGATCAATTGGTCTAATTCACCTTTCATTGCCCATTTTCAAGGTTTTCATTTTGGTGCATGCTCATTGCCTAAAACCGCCCTAGATGTTGAACCTTGCTATCAAGATCTTTCAAACTATTGGTGGAATCGTAGCAAATATTGGCAGTTGAGTGGGAAAGAGCAGAGACAATTCAATGAAGTGAGACAAAAGTATTTGAATTATGACTATTGCGATGACACAAGCAGGCATCCTACTCCTCCCCCCGAGTGccaattcaataaatag